The following nucleotide sequence is from Salvia miltiorrhiza cultivar Shanhuang (shh) chromosome 7, IMPLAD_Smil_shh, whole genome shotgun sequence.
CATCGTTTTCAGGTGCATCCGGAAGAACAAATTGTCCTTGATTTTCAAAAGAAAGTAGCTTCTCATCCACTGGATTTGGACCTAACAATAAGTCCACATCCATCAGAAGATCTCTCATTTCATCAGAAGAAAAATCCAATTCCATAAAATCTTCATAATTGAAGGCAGCTTCTGCTGTGCATGCAGGCTTGGCGGCTCCATCTTTAGGTGGCTGATACCTCACTATTGTTCCATCCGAAGGAGTTGGTTCACAATCATCGATAACTTCACTCAGTTTAGTTTTGCCAGTTTCAGCCACACGCCAACTGTTCTCTTTCGGCTGGAAGAACTGAGCCATAATCTCAGGGCTTTGCATTGCCATGACGATGAAGGACAGCATCTGCTGCTGGTTCTTCTCCATTCCTTTTAATTGTTCGGCCAAGAGAAGCATTTTACTCCGTGAAGTCTGCTGGTGCTGTCTTACGTTTGTCAGCTCTTGTGTTAAAGCATTTCTATCCGTTTTAAGGCTCTCGACTTCTTTCCACAGCGCCAGTctcttgtcttcttcttcagattGTAGGGCGGGCTCTGCGTCTTTCTTCTGCACCAGATTGTGACTGTTTTTTCTTCGGATAATGTTCTTCAGCAAATGCTTCTGCCCTTTGATGAAGGCCTCATTAGCAAATTGCCAGTTGTCAGTATCAATTTTCCTGAAACCCTGGTTCGACAAATGTAGGGTTAATGACTGAAAAATCAATGGACACTCCCTTCTGAACTAACATCTTTGCAATATCCACTACATTTACAATTACAACCATGTGAGGATATAGCTCCACTGCACACAAAAATAAAAGGGAAACACTAAATTTTTCTACAAATTATTATGATCAGGAAGTTGAGAATATAGAAAGAATCTAGTCTCAATGCAGACACTAGGATTTGAGTGAGGGATAGGGATATTTGC
It contains:
- the LOC130996151 gene encoding heat stress transcription factor A-8, producing MVKSVENGTTLPPFLVKCYEMVNDESTDELISWSDSNDSFIIWDESKFSSHLLPKYFKHSNFSSFVRQLNIYGFRKIDTDNWQFANEAFIKGQKHLLKNIIRRKNSHNLVQKKDAEPALQSEEEDKRLALWKEVESLKTDRNALTQELTNVRQHQQTSRSKMLLLAEQLKGMEKNQQQMLSFIVMAMQSPEIMAQFFQPKENSWRVAETGKTKLSEVIDDCEPTPSDGTIVRYQPPKDGAAKPACTAEAAFNYEDFMELDFSSDEMRDLLMDVDLLLGPNPVDEKLLSFENQGQFVLPDAPENDAVLEQLLLPYPSTQNEVPGEACTHSGMACQPDESENSDASADDVNEDQNQMAEATKFQSSEKVEVLTRQMGSLTSEMS